Proteins from a single region of Drosophila biarmipes strain raj3 chromosome 3R, RU_DBia_V1.1, whole genome shotgun sequence:
- the LOC108025323 gene encoding discs overgrown protein kinase: MELRVGNKYRLGRKIGSGSFGDIYLGTTINTGEEVAIKLECIRTKHPQLHIESKFYKTMQGGIGIPRIIWCGSEGDYNVMVMELLGPSLEDLFNFCSRRFSLKTVLLLADQMISRIDYIHSRDFIHRDIKPDNFLMGLGKKGNLVYIIDFGLAKKFRDARSLKHIPYRENKNLTGTARYASINTHLGIEQSRRDDLESLGYVLMYFNLGALPWQGLKAANKRQKYERISEKKLSTSIVVLCKGFPSEFVNYLNFCRQMHFDQRPDYCHLRKLFRNLFHRLGFTYDYVFDWNLLKFGGPRNPQAIQQAQDGADGQAGHDAVAAAAAVAAAAAASSHQQQQHKVNAALGGGGGSAAQQQLQGGQALAMLGGNGGGNGSQLIGGNGLNMDDSMAATNSSRPPYDTPERRPSIRMRQGGGGGGGGVGVGGMQGGGGGGGVGNAK, from the coding sequence ATGGAGCTGCGCGTGGGCAACAAATACCGCCTGGGCCGCAAGATCGGGTCGGGATCGTTCGGCGACATCTACCTGGGCACCACGATCAACACCGGCGAGGAGGTGGCCATCAAGCTGGAGTGCATCCGCACCAAGCACCCCCAGCTGCACATCGAGTCCAAGTTCTACAAGACGATGCAGGGCGGCATAGGCATACCCCGCATAATATGGTGCGGCAGCGAGGGCGACTACAATGTGATGGTGATGGAGCTGCTCGGGCCCTCGCTGGAGGACCTCTTCAACTTTTGCTCGCGCCGCTTCTCGCTGAAGACGGTTTTGCTGCTGGCGGACCAGATGATCTCCCGCATCGACTACATCCACTCGCGGGACTTCATCCACCGCGACATCAAGCCGGACAACTTCCTCATGGGGCTCGGCAAGAAGGGCAACCTGGTGTACATCATTGACTTCGGCCTGGCCAAGAAGTTCCGGGACGCTCGCTCACTGAAGCACATTCCGTACCGGGAAAACAAGAACCTCACGGGCACCGCCCGCTATGCCTCCATCAACACACATCTGGGCATCGAGCAGTCGCGTCGCGACGACCTGGAATCGCTGGGCTATGTCCTCATGTACTTCAACCTGGGCGCCCTGCCCTGGCAGGGGTTGAAGGCGGCCAACAAGAGGCAGAAGTACGAGAGGATTTCGGAGAAGAAGCTGTCCACCTCGATTGTCGTGCTGTGCAAGGGCTTCCCCAGCGAGTTTGTCAACTATCTGAACTTCTGTCGCCAGATGCATTTCGACCAGCGTCCCGACTACTGCCACCTGCGCAAGCTCTTCCGGAACCTGTTCCACCGCCTGGGCTTCACTTATGACTACGTGTTTGACTGGAATCTGCTGAAGTTCGGCGGTCCCCGCAACCCCCAGGCCATTCAGCAGGCGCAGGATGGAGCGGACGGCCAGGCGGGACACGATGCGGTGGCCGCAGCAGCGgcggtggcagcagcagcagccgcctcctcgcatcagcagcagcagcacaaggTGAACGCAGCCctcggcggcggaggaggcagTGCAGCGCAACAGCAGCTGCAGGGCGGCCAAGCGCTGGCGATGCTCGGCGGCAACGGAGGCGGAAACGGCAGCCAGCTGATCGGCGGCAACGGACTCAACATGGACGACTCGATGGCGGCCACCAACTCCTCGAGACCGCCTTACGACACGCCGGAGCGCCGGCCCTCGATACGGATGCGCCagggaggcggaggaggcggcggcggagtgggcgtgggcggcatgcagggcggcggcggaggcggtggcgTGGGGAACgccaaataa